The following coding sequences are from one Amphiprion ocellaris isolate individual 3 ecotype Okinawa chromosome 19, ASM2253959v1, whole genome shotgun sequence window:
- the dctn5 gene encoding dynactin subunit 5: protein MELSEILYNKAEYIETASGNKVSRQSVLCGSQNIVLNGKTIVMNDCIIRGDLANVRVGRHCVVKSRSVIRPPFKKFSKGVAFFPLHIGDHVFIEEDCVVNAAQIGSYVHIGKNCVIGRRCVLKDCCKILDNTVLPPETVVPPFTIFSGCPGLFSGELPECTQDLMIDVTKSYYQKFLPLSQI from the exons ATGGAGTTGTCAGAAATATTGTACAACAAAGCGGAATACATTGAGACG gcTTCTGGTAACAAAGTGAGCAGACAGTCGGTGCTGTGTGGGAGTCAGAACATCGTCCTCAATGGCAAA ACTATTGTGATGAATGACTGCATCATCAGGGGAGATCTGGCTAATGTCAGGGTGGGGAGACACTGTGTGGTGAAGAGCCGGAGTGTCATTCGACCACCTTTCAAAAAATTTAGCAAAGG AGTGGCATTCTTCCCACTACACATCGGAGACCACGTCTTCATTGAGGAGGACTGTGTGGTCAATGCAGCACAGATTGGTTCCTACGTCCACATTGGCAAGAACTGCGTAATA GGTCGCCGGTGTGTGTTGAAGGACTGCTGCAAGATCTTAGACAACACCGTGCTTCCTCCAGAGACAGTGGTGCCTCCTTTCACCATCTTCTCCGGATGTCCAG GCCTGTTTTCAGGAGAGCTCCCAGAGTGCACGCAGGACCTGATGATCGATGTAACCAAGAGCTACTACCAGAAGTTCCTGCCCCTCAGCCAGATCTGA
- the hapstr1a gene encoding UPF0472 protein C16orf72 homolog — MEEKKEDGDSEIQEHGPEHWFSKWERQCLAEAEQREPSEEEADNDQDKLWHLFQNSATAVAQLYKDRVCHQQGLSLWVPFQNAATAVTNLYKESVEAHQRSFDRGIQIGHQRRNKDMLAWVKKRRRTIRREDLISFLCGKAPPHRSSRANTRLAMVAPSRANSPAETGSSVEADLQPFREAIALHGLSGAMASISVRSGAPGSPTHVSGSSSNGGGASGGGSSGSGPVCRSRRNGLQDVDLNTFISEEMALHLDSTGSASAGGGGTRKRNSTQCSDVITDSPTHKRNRMI; from the exons atggaggagaagaaggaagacGGAGACTCGGAGATACAGGAACACGGACCCGAGCACTGGTTCTCAAAATGGGAGCGGCAGTGTTTGGCCGAAGCGGAGCAGAGGGAGCCGAGCGAGGAGGAGGCCGACAACGACCAGGATAAACTGTGGCACCTTTTCCAGAACTCCGCTACTGCCGTGGCACAGTTATACAAAG ACAGAGTATGCCACCAGCAGGGCCTGTCATTGTGGGTGCCATTTCAGAATGCTGCTACAGCAGTCACCAACCTTTACAAAG AGAGTGTGGAGGCCCATCAGAGAAGCTTTGACCGAGGCATCCAAATAGGCCACCAGCGTCGTAATAAG GACATGTTGGCCTGGGTCAAAAAGCGTCGAAGAACCATCCGTAGGGAGGATCTTATCAGCTTTTTGTGCGGCAAAGCACCACCACACAGAAGTAGCAGGGCAAACACTCGACTGGCCATGGTGGCCCCTAGCCGGGCTAATTCACCAGCTGAGACTGGCTCATCCGTGGAAGCAGACCTCCAGCCCTTCAGGGAGGCCATAGCACTGCATG GTCTGAGTGGAGCCATGGCAAGTATTAGTGTGCGCTCTGGTGCTCCAGGTTCTCCCACACATGTGAGCGGGAGCAGCAGTAACGGAGGTGGTGCAAGTGGAGGTGGTTCTTCCGGCTCTGGGCCGGTGTGCCGCAGCAGGCGTAACGGGCTCCAAGACGTCGACCTGAACACTTTCATTTCAGAGGAGATGGCACTGCATCTGGACTCTACAGGCTCTGCTTCTGCTGGAGGGGGAGGAACCAGAAAACGAAACTCCACCCAGTGTAGTGATGTCATCACAGACTCCCCTACGCACAAACGCAACAGGATGATCTGA
- the LOC111581530 gene encoding heat shock protein 30-like, with the protein MLFSRGLQIALSPFMDGYWPVCMLWPQVRPLLYQQDLLQRHLKELRSSVELMDKLQHKILEETEPFRTTLKPASFQQQKHGEHFGLTLDTQGFSPDELSVRQVGRKLRVSGKTEKKQEDEDGFRSCRIQEFKQEFNLPEGVNPEDVTCYLDPDGKLHIKAARAPCVEEAEKELTIKTSLEEKTQQSVCSQAESSSTKTHNSPQEKHENLD; encoded by the coding sequence ATGCTTTTCTCTCGTGGACTCCAGATTGCTCTCAGTCCCTTCATGGATGGGTACTGGCCTGTTTGCATGCTGTGGCCACAGGTCAGACCTCTGCTCTACCAGCAGGATCTCCTACAAAGACACCTGAAGGAGCTACGCAGCAGTGTGGAGCTGATGGATAAACTTCAACAcaagatcctggaggagacgGAGCCTTTTAGGACAACCCTGAAGCCAGCgtccttccagcagcagaaacatggaGAGCACTTTGGCCTGACGCTGGACACTCAAGGCTTTTCCCCCGACGAGCTGTCCGTCAGGCAGGTGGGCAGGAAGCTGAGAGTCAGCGGGaagacagagaagaaacagGAGGATGAGGACGGGTTTCGCTCTTGCAGAATCCAGGAGTTCAAACAGGAGTTTAACCTGCCTGAAGGTGTGAACCCTGAAGACGTCACCTGCTACCTGGATCCAGATGGGAAGCTCCACATCAAAGCAGCAAGAGCTCCGTGTGTGGAGGAGGCTGAGAAAGAGCTGACCATCAAGACGAGCCTGGaggagaaaacacagcagagtgtgtgttcacaggcagaaagcagcagcacaaagacacacaacagccCACAGGAGAAACATGAAAACCTGGACTGA